A DNA window from Halococcus agarilyticus contains the following coding sequences:
- a CDS encoding DUF2797 domain-containing protein, whose protein sequence is MQVVGYDSRPDAPGLLITEAGGMRRETLTSGTELAYTLRERHCAGTIDGETHVACDRERTPYCELHTVPWAVANNRDSDEEHAIYLAAFAPRMFKVGVTRSARLDTRLREQGADRAAHVEVAPDGRSARRRETAIADDHDITERVRVPTKIRGLADVVDVAAWNELLSAFEVRDEFAFEYGLDLTERPVAETLLTGTVCGVKGRVLVLDHAGTTYAVDLRSLVGHELTTGATDRMLQASLTGFQ, encoded by the coding sequence GTGCAGGTCGTCGGCTACGACTCCCGCCCGGACGCGCCAGGCCTCCTGATCACCGAAGCGGGTGGCATGCGCCGCGAGACGCTGACCTCCGGGACGGAGCTCGCCTACACCCTCCGCGAGCGCCACTGTGCGGGCACGATCGACGGAGAGACCCACGTCGCATGCGACCGCGAGCGTACGCCGTACTGTGAACTCCACACCGTTCCATGGGCCGTGGCGAACAACCGCGATTCCGACGAAGAGCACGCGATCTACCTCGCGGCGTTCGCGCCCAGGATGTTCAAGGTGGGCGTCACGCGATCGGCACGACTCGACACGAGGTTGCGCGAGCAGGGTGCCGACCGTGCCGCACACGTCGAGGTCGCCCCGGACGGCCGGAGCGCGCGCAGACGCGAGACCGCGATCGCCGACGACCACGACATCACCGAGCGAGTGCGGGTCCCGACGAAGATTCGCGGACTCGCCGACGTCGTGGATGTGGCGGCCTGGAACGAGCTGCTTTCGGCATTCGAAGTCCGTGACGAGTTCGCCTTCGAGTACGGCCTCGATCTCACGGAGCGCCCGGTCGCCGAGACGCTGCTCACCGGAACCGTGTGCGGTGTCAAGGGCCGAGTGCTGGTGCTCGATCACGCCGGGACGACCTACGCAGTCGATCTCCGGAGCCTGGTCGGCCACGAACTCACGACCGGCGCGACCGACCGGATGCTCCAGGCCAGCCTCACCGGGTTTCAGTGA
- a CDS encoding BsuPI-related putative proteinase inhibitor, producing MTLTGTLDTRTDEDRVAFVFTVENEGNEAEQLSFRDSCTADFAVLDGDDERWRWSQGRMFTQALQSEELAPGETVTYEGEWEQPDAGTHTVVATLEATNHDCEARTEVSV from the coding sequence ATGACGCTCACCGGCACGCTCGACACCCGGACGGACGAGGATCGGGTCGCGTTCGTCTTCACCGTCGAAAACGAGGGCAACGAGGCCGAGCAGCTCTCCTTCCGTGACTCCTGCACCGCGGACTTCGCGGTGCTCGACGGCGACGACGAGCGCTGGCGGTGGTCACAGGGACGGATGTTCACGCAGGCGCTCCAGTCCGAAGAGCTCGCGCCCGGCGAAACCGTCACCTACGAGGGCGAGTGGGAGCAGCCGGACGCAGGCACTCATACCGTCGTGGCGACCCTCGAAGCCACGAACCATGACTGCGAGGCACGAACGGAGGTGTCGGTCTAA